tttaaggcttaTATTAAGGCCTTAAGTAGGATATGATTTTCCTTAAGTTAGACATCAAACCAAGTAAAAAGtgtgtgccatgtgtcatgcttccattggagaggatttaattttaagaagtgGCCACATTGCACCCTAGGAGTGAAGAGGATTTCTTTttggtagtggccacatgtccctccagtattggagaggatttctttttagtagtggccacatgatactctaggaatggagagtaTTGTGTTTTTGTGAGTGGCCATATGTCCTCCCATCATTGCAAAGGATTTGTGGACACTTGTCCACTCCttagaaggcctcattttttgccaatgagagcaaaggtgagagatcatgcttttagggttagaaagagacacccttggcctataaatagagatgtctccacccttgtatttcatcATGGATTAATGTAATGTTTTGTTTCCAAATTTAGGACATACACTTCCTAGATCAAGATTAAAGCAACCCTAGAGAcccctctagtcaccttcctccttgaATTGGCCTCACCTCTCTTAGAGGCTGTGAGATTCTACACCATCCACACCTTAGCTCATCATCCttggaccatttaccaccaTATTTATGCACCATCCATTTAAGGAAACATCCCTCCATGCACATCTCCtagctttggcccaacctagccAAGGAGGTTACTATCAAGAATCTAAGAAGTTGGCAAAAGAGTCTTAATCCTTGTACCCATAATTCTTAATCATGCTCGAGAAGAGAAGAATGGAGTATTGCATTGAAGACATCTAAAGTTACCTTGAGACATAAATACTTTACTTTTAAGGTATCTTAACAATTGTGAGGCTCAAGGAAGAAGATAAGCACACATATGGAAAACATTGGACAGTGCATATCAAAGAGGAGCTATAACAAAGATCAATCACTAAGGAGAAGTTGGAGAGAAGTTTGCTATCAAAATCAAAGTAAGACGATTGCTTAAGTGAGAGCAATCGGGATTGTGGGTATGGATTATTTGTACCTACTTTCATCACATCTTTTTGATTAGtagttttttaataagtttaaatgtgttttttttcttttaaattaaggaTAAGTTTATTTATGATTTCGTATTTGGGAAATATTCTTTGTAGTCTTTGCAATTTGACAAATAGTTACTTTAATTCGATATGTTATTAAACATTTCACTTCTGTGATTAATAGTTATAAGTtgtttatatgatattatatttcaatattttattgttaaatgctaatgacatttttttctctttcacattaatataattttgacaATGTCTATAAAGTGTATGAACGAAtagattaaaacaaattttttttcaattaaaaggtataaaaacataacagtttaaaatttggagtattattattgaaagattgaattttatgataacttattatgacaattttaatttgttgatagGGGGGCTATATCTAGCTATACTCACCATATATATctatgttttttatgataaacAAAAGAATGTTTTATGGTTTCTTGCACAAAAAATGACATAACAATTGTTTTATCCTTATTATGTTTATGCTTGAGATGTTTGGTATATGCATTCATTGTTTGTAAATGAATCATAAGCTTAAACCGATTGCACATTATATTTATGGTAGAAATAATCCATTATACATTGTATATAATCTGTTAGATTTCTCCATATATCAATATATGCTTAATAGGGGCAAACAGTTGTgcagtaatcgattacattaattgtataatcgattaaaacatgTTGGTATGTCGACATGTGTTtgataagttaattaatatGTTTGGAATAgaaattgatttcaaaatttgcttAAGTGTTGAACATAACTGATTACATAAGTTTCCTAATCGGTTAAATTATTTAGCTTGTGAAAGTCAATTTCATTTAAAGTCTTAATTGTCTATAACTGTCATATGAATTCATTGTTGGCTTGTATGAATTTCATAATCGATTGCATGAGCTGTATAATATGTTAAATCTTAAACAAATGTAAAACTGTTatagcaaaaagaaaagcttaacatattacattatttaCGTAATCGATTGAAGTGCGTCACGATTCAAAAATCCTATAAATAACTGTCTTGTGCGCGGTTTCAAATCAATCTTATGAATTATCACTTTCATAACTAAATTATTGATCGAGTATTGATAACAGGACCGTCTAAGAACAGTCTTGGAGAATCAAAGATCAAATTTGGGATTATCATCAAGATTCTTTCAAGAAATTTGAGCTGAAGAATTCTTATCAATTCTGCACTACTGGTGTACTTCTGTGAAGATCAATTGCAACATTTTCAATATGAGGATTGTGTTTCTGTGCAGCTTTTCCAGGGAAGGGAACCGTGGTGTTCTTCATTGAGAGTTGGGATTATTCTCAAGGTGTTTAGAGAGCTCTCGTATTGTTCTATGTTTTTTTAAGATTGTGAGGGTGTTCACATCTTGTTACTATAAGTTATTTTGAGTGGGGTGAGAAGTACATTAAGAGGGGACATCTCTGTATTCTCTTAACTCAATCATTATAGTGGAATCCCTTCAACTGAGGTTGTTGAAGGAAGACTGAATGTAGgcttggccgaaccagtatatgTCGTTGTGTTGatctttctctcctttctcttttattgttgattcattatacttgttttattgatttcaagaaaagTCAAAGATTTTGCAAAGCTTTTGAAAAGAACAACTTTTTAAGGCAAaatccaattcaccccccccccccccgtcTTCGCTTGAGATATAAGGCACCACTTTTGTAACATAATCCATTTGTCATACTAAGTAAAGCAgtgataaaattgtaaatataatgataatttttatgtcGATTATCACTAGAACTGGCATAGAAAGTGAGAATGgtgaaaattttgtaataaaatataagattttttatgtTGGTTAACCTGCATAGAATGCAAAAACACtaacaattttgtaaaaagtacAAGACTTTCTATGTCGGTTATAATTAGAAGGTTTAATATCTCGgtaggtccctattttggtctggaatctcaaataggtcccttttcttttcggtatctcaattgagtccttgtttttgtaaaattgatgcAATTAAATGTCTACCGTCAAATTGGACAAACGGCCGTTTAACTTTGGCTTACGTGGCATGGTCAGTGTATACATTAATCATATGTGgcattaaaaacaaattttgtcttaaaaattatgaatgcaCAAAAGTGAAATTAGGTTTTCGgaaagggcaaagtgggaaaaattaaaaaatttaagtgaagCCCCTTTAATTGAGAAATATAAATCAGGTTGGGGAAAAAAATTAGGAATTCGTATTATTAGGGTTCGTGTGAGGGAAAAAATCAGATATCTTATTCTTGAGATTGGAAGCGACCAGAAAAATAGTGGAATCAATAATGGGGAGAGCATGGAGGATATGCTAAGCTTCGTAAGTCTTTTTTTGGTCACATGTTTCTTCTTTGCCACCTAAATTATGGATTAGAAGATTAGATAGTCCAAAACGTTAATGTAGAAGTGAATTCGTGATCTGATAACAAATTTTGCAGGCTTGGAGAAGCTGGAAGGAGGGGAAGGCTATAAATATTGTAGATCCATCAGTCAACAGTAATTCACAGCATGAAATGCTGAGATGCATCCATAATGGTTTACTCTATGTTCAAGAAAATTTAGTTGACAGACCAACCATGGCTACCATTGTACTAATGCTTAATAGCCATTCTCTGAGTCTTCCTATTCGTGCAGAACCTGCATTTTATATGAACAGTAGAACTAAAATCTTTCCAAAGATGCATTCATGGGAGTATAATTCAAGGGAAAGAGGATCAAGTGAACTAATACTTAAATCAGCTCAAGAATCAGAAAATGAAGCTTCAATTACTGAGTTATACCCTCGCTAGATGTTGTTCATCAGAATGGGAAGGCTGGAGGCAATGTTGTAAAACCCTAATAAAAcgaactttcaatttttttccccAATCTGATTTGCATTTCTCAATTAAAGGGGTTGCACTTAAGTTTTTTTCCCCACTTTGCCCTTAGATAAAGCTGATTAAACCTATGtgcattcaaaaattttaatacaaaatttgattttaatgccACCTATGATTACTATATACACGAATCATGCCACGTAAGCCAAAGTTAAACGGTCGTTTGTCCAATTCGACAGCAGACCTTTAATTGCaccaattttacaaaaacaaggatgcaattgagacgccgaaaaGAAAGgggacctatttgaaatttcaGACCAAAATATGGACCTATcgagacattaaacctaattaaaatcAACATAGAAAATGAGAGTGGTAACAATTATGTAATAAAGTACAAGACTTTTTATGTTAGTTACCACAAGAACCATTATAATGTCTTTAATTTCCTTCTTCCCTTCTAACCACACTAGTTCCAACTCTTCTCCTCTTTGCACCCTCTTTGCCTCCTCGTCTCCTCCTTGCCTCCTTGCTGCACACACGCTCTTTGTGTAATGTCCTCCTCTGCACCCCCTGTTCACTTTCTTTGGTGAATGGACTTAGTTCAAAAAAACctaaacctaattaaaatttaatgcatTAAAAAGTTCACCTTGTTATGTGTGTGATCAGCCACAACACCACCCAATTACAAATTAATGCAATTAAAATTCACGTTTTATTTTGTAGCCACAGCACTTGTTCGCTTTCTTGGTGAATCCAGgtttcaattaaaacaaaattcaatcccaattaaaaattaagggtGCTTTTTGTTGCCTGTTCACCTTCTTCCTTTAATGAGtttcaattaaaatagaatCCACTAAAAGCACTTATAACTTACAgatttcttctcttttcatgGAACTTGCATTGGTTAGGTGTAGGTGCATATCTTTCCCCAAAtccaattaaatataaaattaagaaattcagCACTGGCATAAGTTTTCCTAATGTGCATCTCTTCTTCTCCTTACgaaatttaaaaacaacaatCACAAACCCAAGTCATCTTAGGGGTGTACACCCTTAAAATCTCATTTGGTAAGTGGGTGTTTTTCTCtcatttatggttttttttcatttcttctatCTCTCTCTTAATCAATATTTTAGGTTTCTAGAATTCACCATCACAACTACACCGTCATCCACACCAACATGTCGCTAAGGCCCTTCATCTCGTCCAACCCACATGTCATTGTGCTTCTTGACGAGGCCTCCTTCCTCAtactcttaaaaaaaaacaaggtcCAGAAGCTCAACGTCCTTGACGAAACCTTGATGCCCTTCACCAAATTTAACAACAAATTTTGTGTCTACGCCTACACTAATGCAGTTTTGGCTATTTTAACTCGTGTGATATGTTTTGCTTTTGAAGAAAAGTAAACATAAAGACAcgatagaaattttaaaaacttcgTGAACTTACAGGCCTTGGTTGCATGGG
This genomic interval from Vigna radiata var. radiata cultivar VC1973A chromosome 8, Vradiata_ver6, whole genome shotgun sequence contains the following:
- the LOC106770258 gene encoding cysteine-rich receptor-like protein kinase 29, which encodes MEDMLSFAWRSWKEGKAINIVDPSVNSNSQHEMLRCIHNGLLYVQENLVDRPTMATIVLMLNSHSLSLPIRAEPAFYMNSRTKIFPKMHSWEYNSRERGSSELILKSAQESENEASITELYPR